One Oculatellaceae cyanobacterium genomic region harbors:
- the gltD gene encoding glutamate synthase small subunit produces MGKPTGFIEFLRELPSDVAPSDRIRNWDEFHLHLPEENLRTQGARCMDCGIPFCHTGTVISGMASGCPINNLIPEWNDLIYRGLWKEALDRLHKTNNFPEFTGRVCPAPCEGSCVLGINNPPVTIKNIENAIADKGWEEGWIKPEPPTKRTGKKVAVIGSGPAGLCAAAQLNKTGHWVTVFERADRPGGLLMYGIPNMKLDKQKVVKRRLDILEEEGVKFVCNTEVGKDLPVENLLKEFDAVVLCTGATKPRDLPIEGRDLQGIHFAMDFLTANTKAILDNNNSFITAEGKDVVIIGGGDTGTDCVGTSIRHGCNSLVQLEIMPQPPSERAADNPWPEWPKVYKMDYGQEEAAAKFGDDPRAYTTTATKFEGDENGKIKAVHTVQVQWEKNEKGQFIPKHVPGTEKVLPAQLVLLAMGFLGPEQPLLDALGIERDQRSNVKAEYGKYSTSIPGVFAAGDCRRGQSLIVWAFNEGRGAARECDLYLMGATDLP; encoded by the coding sequence ATGGGAAAACCAACAGGATTTATCGAATTTCTCCGCGAATTACCTTCTGACGTTGCACCGAGCGATCGCATTCGCAACTGGGACGAATTCCACCTCCATCTACCAGAGGAAAACCTCCGCACCCAAGGCGCACGCTGTATGGACTGTGGCATTCCCTTTTGCCATACGGGTACTGTCATCAGTGGCATGGCTAGTGGTTGCCCGATTAACAACCTCATCCCCGAATGGAACGATTTAATTTATCGCGGACTTTGGAAAGAAGCACTTGATCGCTTACACAAAACTAACAACTTCCCCGAATTTACAGGTCGTGTCTGTCCCGCACCCTGCGAAGGTTCCTGCGTACTGGGTATTAACAACCCGCCAGTTACGATTAAAAATATTGAAAATGCGATCGCAGATAAAGGTTGGGAAGAAGGTTGGATCAAACCCGAACCCCCAACCAAACGCACAGGCAAAAAAGTCGCCGTCATCGGTTCTGGCCCTGCTGGTCTTTGCGCCGCCGCACAACTCAATAAAACAGGTCATTGGGTAACAGTTTTTGAACGCGCCGACCGTCCAGGTGGTCTACTCATGTATGGAATCCCTAACATGAAGCTAGACAAACAGAAGGTTGTCAAGCGTCGCCTGGACATTCTTGAAGAAGAAGGCGTAAAGTTTGTCTGCAACACCGAAGTCGGTAAAGATTTACCTGTTGAAAACCTCCTTAAGGAATTTGACGCGGTAGTACTCTGCACAGGTGCTACAAAACCCCGCGACCTCCCCATCGAAGGCAGAGACTTACAGGGTATCCACTTTGCAATGGATTTCCTCACAGCGAACACAAAGGCGATTCTGGACAATAACAACAGTTTCATTACTGCTGAGGGTAAAGATGTTGTAATTATCGGCGGCGGCGACACTGGTACTGACTGCGTGGGTACTTCAATTCGGCACGGTTGCAACAGCCTTGTGCAACTAGAAATTATGCCTCAACCGCCATCAGAACGTGCTGCTGACAACCCCTGGCCCGAATGGCCCAAGGTTTACAAGATGGACTACGGGCAGGAAGAAGCCGCCGCCAAATTTGGTGACGATCCCCGTGCTTATACGACCACTGCCACCAAGTTTGAGGGCGACGAAAACGGCAAAATCAAAGCTGTCCACACCGTACAAGTGCAGTGGGAGAAAAACGAAAAAGGTCAGTTTATTCCTAAGCACGTCCCTGGAACTGAAAAAGTTTTACCAGCGCAACTTGTTTTACTGGCAATGGGTTTCCTTGGCCCCGAACAACCCTTACTTGATGCTCTCGGCATCGAACGCGACCAACGCAGCAACGTCAAAGCTGAATACGGCAAATACTCTACCAGTATCCCTGGTGTCTTTGCTGCTGGCGACTGTCGTCGGGGACAAAGCTTAATTGTTTGGGCTTTCAACGAAGGTCGTGGTGCTGCCCGTGAGTGTGACCTATACCTAATGGGTGCTACCGATCTACCTTAA
- a CDS encoding DUF4926 domain-containing protein yields MNNMNYELYSDVILLCNLPEEGLYAGDIGTVVEEHNVEGLETGYSVEFFDMLGNTLAVVTLPKSSLRSPSQADIPSVRQKIVA; encoded by the coding sequence ATGAATAATATGAACTACGAACTTTATTCAGATGTTATTTTACTATGTAACCTTCCAGAAGAAGGACTTTATGCAGGCGATATTGGTACGGTTGTAGAAGAACACAACGTTGAGGGACTAGAAACAGGTTATAGCGTAGAATTTTTTGATATGTTGGGAAATACTTTAGCTGTAGTTACTTTGCCTAAAAGTTCTCTGCGTTCACCCAGTCAAGCAGATATACCTAGTGTAAGGCAGAAGATTGTTGCTTGA